Genomic DNA from Halomonas sp. BDJS001:
CGGCTTTGACCGATTCGATAACGCCAAACTCTTGGCCTTTGCTCAGCGCGGTACCTACTTCAGGCAGTTCAACGAACACGACATCACCTAACGCCTGCTGGGCGTGATCAGTAATGCCAACGGTCACGGTGCCGTCTTGATTATCAAGCACCCACTCGTGGCTTTCAGCGTAACGGAGATTGGCAGGAAGATTGCTCATGATGTTTTCCTATATGAAACAGTTTACTGGGCCCGAGCATACTAGCGTTTGTCGCTCGCCTTGGCGAATAGTGGCTAGGGCGGGTCGAGCGAATAAACCAGCATGTTAACGTGTTTCCAATCGGAAACAAATTTCTTCTTTGCTCCATAGCGTGCTGGGTAGCGTTATCTGTCCAGTTACTTTTTCGCCTGGGGGCAGAAGTCGGATTATGAAAAAAGCGGTATCCTCTATGCGCAAGCGACATCACCCTAGATGCTTGCTAAGTTTATGGTGTAAAACGTTTACATCCTATGCTAACCAGCCATAGCGACGTCGCAAATAACCACTATATGGTAGCCAATCAACAATACACACCACCATT
This window encodes:
- the gcvH gene encoding glycine cleavage system protein GcvH translates to MSNLPANLRYAESHEWVLDNQDGTVTVGITDHAQQALGDVVFVELPEVGTALSKGQEFGVIESVKAASDLYSPVVGEVIEVNETLEDAPETVNEAPYEGGWIMKVRLDGDALDGLLDADAYQATLSADD